The Streptomyces luteogriseus genome includes a window with the following:
- a CDS encoding PucR family transcriptional regulator: MKELAGRLTALDPDAGAAVRVIAYFDRLAESRAGLEALVRGAAVLAGCPARLVDPERRVHVRVETDGTRRDTGTPPDPAWPAVRLGPDGTGMLWLERGGDGAGPAGSVSGPAGVAPGGGGDAEHGGPAVTVLDSRPAPAAAPGQVPVQPIPSVVDAVILERAAGAVRLVLDRTRGRAPAHDPALVETLLDATAPEPARLHAARRLGLDPTAPARALAPLNGRPRVIPDAPEAGSGNRLPPSASLQETEGTDRAPANVSADRPELPGPPLTAGRLGVGSAVPVLELPRSWAEARTALRFTAEGTPWDPGPRAVYADELGGVSLLADLVLPGSEPPPDVRALETAAASAPWLPVTLHAITYTSSLRAAAAEINVHHSTLQERLAHAEHLLGWPIRTPQGRLRLHLALTMRRLARP; encoded by the coding sequence ATGAAAGAGCTGGCCGGGCGGCTGACCGCCCTCGACCCGGACGCCGGCGCTGCGGTCCGGGTCATCGCCTACTTCGACCGCCTGGCCGAGTCCAGGGCCGGGCTGGAGGCACTCGTGCGCGGTGCCGCCGTCCTGGCCGGCTGCCCGGCCCGGCTGGTGGATCCGGAGCGGCGCGTCCACGTCAGGGTGGAGACCGACGGCACCCGGCGTGACACCGGCACCCCGCCCGACCCGGCCTGGCCCGCCGTCCGGCTGGGCCCGGACGGTACGGGGATGCTGTGGCTGGAGCGCGGCGGGGACGGTGCGGGGCCGGCCGGGAGCGTGTCCGGACCGGCCGGGGTCGCCCCGGGTGGTGGGGGCGATGCCGAGCACGGCGGCCCGGCGGTGACGGTGCTCGATTCGCGGCCCGCCCCGGCCGCCGCACCCGGACAGGTGCCGGTGCAGCCCATCCCCAGCGTGGTCGACGCCGTGATCCTCGAACGCGCCGCCGGCGCCGTCCGGCTGGTCCTCGACCGCACCCGCGGCCGGGCCCCGGCTCACGACCCGGCGCTGGTCGAGACGCTCCTCGATGCCACAGCCCCCGAACCGGCCCGCCTGCACGCCGCCCGCCGCCTCGGGCTTGACCCAACGGCACCGGCCCGGGCCCTCGCGCCGCTGAACGGCCGACCGCGGGTGATACCCGACGCCCCGGAGGCCGGCTCCGGCAACCGACTGCCGCCTTCCGCCTCCCTTCAAGAGACGGAAGGGACGGACCGCGCCCCGGCGAACGTGAGCGCCGACCGGCCGGAGCTCCCGGGCCCCCCGCTCACCGCCGGGCGCCTCGGTGTCGGATCCGCCGTCCCGGTGCTCGAGCTGCCCCGGTCCTGGGCCGAGGCCCGTACGGCCCTGCGGTTCACCGCCGAGGGGACCCCGTGGGACCCCGGGCCCCGGGCCGTGTACGCCGACGAGCTGGGCGGTGTCTCCCTGCTCGCCGATCTCGTCCTGCCGGGCTCGGAGCCGCCACCGGACGTCCGCGCTCTGGAGACCGCCGCCGCGTCCGCCCCCTGGCTGCCGGTCACGCTGCACGCGATCACGTACACGTCGAGCCTGCGGGCCGCCGCCGCCGAGATCAACGTCCACCACTCCACGCTCCAGGAGCGCCTGGCCCACGCCGAGCACCTGCTCGGCTGGCCGATCCGTACCCCGCAGGGACGGCTCCGGCTGCACCTGGCCCTCACGATGCGCAGGCTGGCGCGCCCCTGA
- a CDS encoding CaiB/BaiF CoA transferase family protein, with protein MSVQRYPLAGVTVVSLEQAVAAPYATRQLADLGARVIKVERPGGGDFARRYDTTVHGHSSYFVWLNRSKESLTLDLKDPRGHEILHDLLDGADVFVQNLAPGAAARLGLDAATVTERRPGLIPCTISGYGTTGPWSDRKAYDLLVQCQTGLVSLTGTPEGTARTGISVADIAAGMYAYSGVLTALYTRATTGEAHPVEVSLFEALAEWMGQPAYYTRYGGTQPPRLGTQHATIAPYGTYTAADGKEVLFSIQNEREWVALCAEFLGRPELVDDPRFATGSARVAHREELNAVVAERFARSGSDEILKDLERVGIACAGVNDVAAFLDHPVLAARGRWSEVEVPGATVEALLPPADLAGLPARMDPVPDVGEHTEAILAELGRTAEEVAGLRADGVV; from the coding sequence ATGAGCGTGCAGCGGTATCCCCTGGCCGGGGTCACGGTGGTCAGTCTGGAGCAGGCCGTGGCCGCGCCCTACGCCACCCGGCAGCTCGCCGACCTCGGGGCCCGGGTGATCAAGGTGGAGCGGCCGGGCGGCGGTGACTTCGCCCGCCGGTACGACACGACCGTGCACGGCCACTCCAGCTATTTCGTGTGGCTCAACCGCTCCAAGGAGTCCCTCACGCTCGACCTGAAGGACCCCCGCGGCCACGAGATCCTTCACGACCTGCTCGACGGCGCCGACGTGTTCGTGCAGAACCTCGCCCCGGGCGCCGCCGCCCGGCTCGGGCTGGATGCCGCCACCGTCACCGAGCGCCGACCGGGCCTGATCCCGTGCACGATCTCCGGCTACGGCACGACGGGCCCCTGGTCCGACCGCAAGGCCTACGACCTGCTCGTGCAGTGCCAGACCGGGCTGGTGTCGCTGACCGGAACCCCCGAGGGGACCGCGCGGACCGGGATCTCCGTCGCCGACATCGCCGCCGGGATGTACGCCTACAGCGGCGTCCTCACCGCGCTGTACACCCGTGCCACCACCGGCGAGGCGCATCCCGTGGAGGTGTCGCTGTTCGAGGCGCTGGCGGAGTGGATGGGTCAGCCCGCCTACTACACCCGGTACGGCGGCACCCAGCCCCCGCGTCTGGGCACCCAGCACGCCACCATCGCGCCGTACGGGACGTACACCGCCGCCGACGGCAAGGAGGTGCTGTTCTCCATCCAGAACGAGCGGGAATGGGTGGCCCTGTGCGCCGAGTTCCTCGGCCGTCCGGAGCTGGTCGACGATCCGCGTTTCGCCACCGGCTCGGCTCGTGTCGCCCACCGCGAGGAGCTCAACGCCGTCGTCGCCGAGCGGTTCGCCCGCTCCGGCTCCGACGAGATCCTCAAGGACCTGGAGCGCGTCGGCATCGCGTGCGCCGGGGTCAACGACGTCGCCGCGTTCCTGGACCACCCCGTGCTGGCCGCCCGTGGCCGCTGGAGCGAGGTCGAGGTGCCGGGTGCCACCGTGGAGGCGCTGCTCCCGCCGGCCGACCTCGCGGGCCTGCCCGCGCGCATGGACCCCGTGCCGGACGTGGGCGAGCACACCGAGGCCATCCTCGCCGAACTGGGCCGCACCGCCGAGGAGGTGGCGGGCCTCCGCGCGGACGGCGTCGTCTGA
- a CDS encoding TerC family protein has protein sequence MNVSLSVWLLTVAALCVLVAVDFFVGRKPHDVSVKEAGTWTVVWVVLAVLFGLGLWYFGGSGPTGEFFAGYITEKSLSVDNLFVFVLIMGKFAVPSQYQQRVLMIGVLMALVLRAVFIAAGAAIISTFSWVFYLFGAFLIWTAWKLVQDARKDQHEEEYQENKLLKMAEQRFGVADRYHGTKLFITENGKRIMTPMLVVMLAIGSTDVLFALDSIPAIYGLTQDPYIVFTANAFALMGLRQLYFLIGGLLKKLVHLSYGLSIILGFIGVKLVLHALHESGVHVPEIGIPFSLGFIVLVLAVTTVTSLRASRRQEAEAQAAAEAEPAAEAEAG, from the coding sequence GTGAACGTCTCGCTGTCCGTGTGGCTGCTGACCGTGGCAGCCCTGTGCGTGCTGGTCGCCGTCGACTTCTTCGTCGGCCGCAAGCCGCACGACGTGTCCGTCAAGGAAGCCGGGACGTGGACGGTGGTGTGGGTCGTCCTGGCCGTGCTGTTCGGGCTGGGGCTGTGGTACTTCGGTGGGAGCGGGCCCACGGGCGAGTTCTTCGCCGGGTACATCACCGAGAAGTCACTCAGCGTCGACAACCTCTTCGTGTTCGTCCTGATCATGGGCAAGTTCGCGGTGCCCTCGCAGTACCAGCAGCGGGTGCTGATGATCGGTGTCCTGATGGCCCTGGTGCTGCGGGCCGTGTTCATCGCGGCCGGCGCGGCGATCATCTCCACCTTCTCCTGGGTGTTCTACCTCTTCGGGGCCTTCCTGATCTGGACCGCCTGGAAGCTGGTCCAGGACGCGCGCAAGGACCAGCACGAGGAGGAGTACCAGGAGAACAAGCTGCTGAAGATGGCGGAACAGCGTTTCGGCGTGGCCGACCGTTATCACGGCACGAAGCTGTTCATCACCGAGAACGGCAAGCGGATCATGACCCCGATGCTGGTCGTGATGCTCGCGATCGGCTCCACCGACGTGCTGTTCGCCCTCGACTCCATTCCGGCCATCTACGGCCTGACGCAGGACCCGTACATCGTCTTCACCGCGAACGCCTTCGCCCTGATGGGCCTGCGTCAGCTGTACTTCCTCATCGGCGGTCTGCTGAAGAAGCTGGTCCACCTCTCCTACGGCCTGTCGATCATCCTCGGCTTCATCGGCGTGAAACTGGTGCTGCACGCCCTTCACGAGTCGGGCGTCCACGTCCCCGAGATCGGCATCCCGTTCTCGCTGGGCTTCATCGTGCTGGTCCTGGCGGTCACGACGGTCACGAGCCTGCGCGCGTCGAGGCGGCAGGAGGCCGAGGCGCAGGCGGCGGCGGAGGCTGAACCGGCCGCGGAGGCGGAGGCCGGCTAG
- a CDS encoding phosphoribosyltransferase — protein MRFRDRRQAGEELAEPLRIRQREGRLPDPLVLALPRGGVAVAREVAAALDAPLDVLVVRKIGAPYQEELGVGAMAGDEVPLLDEEALRHLGIGEAALAPVIERERAELRRREGLYRQGRPAPDLRGRTVIVVDDGLATGSTARAALRFVRRQAPGKVLLAVPVCSPEGAESMRAEADEVVCLHRPAAFMAVGLWYENFDQLTDQDVLEALHVQL, from the coding sequence ATGCGGTTCCGTGATCGCCGGCAGGCCGGTGAGGAACTGGCCGAACCACTGCGCATCCGGCAGCGCGAAGGGCGGCTGCCCGATCCCCTCGTCCTCGCCCTGCCCCGCGGCGGAGTCGCCGTGGCCCGCGAAGTGGCCGCCGCGCTGGACGCCCCGCTCGACGTGCTCGTCGTACGGAAGATCGGGGCGCCCTACCAGGAGGAGCTCGGCGTCGGCGCGATGGCCGGGGACGAGGTGCCGCTCCTCGACGAGGAGGCCCTGCGCCACCTCGGTATCGGCGAGGCCGCGCTCGCCCCCGTCATCGAGCGGGAGCGCGCCGAACTGCGGCGCCGTGAGGGGCTGTACCGGCAGGGCCGACCCGCTCCGGACCTGCGCGGACGGACCGTGATCGTCGTCGACGACGGCCTTGCCACCGGCTCCACGGCCCGGGCCGCGCTGCGCTTCGTACGCCGTCAGGCGCCCGGGAAGGTGCTGCTGGCGGTGCCAGTGTGCTCCCCGGAGGGAGCCGAGTCGATGCGCGCCGAGGCCGACGAGGTGGTCTGCCTGCACCGGCCGGCCGCGTTCATGGCGGTGGGCCTCTGGTACGAGAACTTCGACCAGCTGACGGACCAGGACGTCCTGGAGGCGTTGCACGTGCAGCTTTGA
- a CDS encoding dienelactone hydrolase family protein, translating to MNSRTVTLPADGADLTGDLALPPDARAVVLFAHGSGSSRHSPRNREVAAGLRTAGLGTLLIDLLTEEEEHQDAVTAELRFDIPLLGRRLVAALDWLAREPGTSDLPVVLFGASTGAGAALVAAAQRPDRVRAVVSRGGRPDLAGDALDAVRAPVLLIVGGRDTHVLRLNEEAARRLPVPPTLHVVPGATHLFEEPGALDQVTEAVRQWCDERIRAATGR from the coding sequence ATGAACTCCCGGACGGTCACCCTGCCCGCCGACGGAGCGGACCTCACCGGCGACCTGGCCCTGCCGCCGGACGCCCGCGCGGTCGTGCTGTTCGCGCACGGCAGCGGCAGCTCCCGGCACAGTCCCCGCAACCGCGAGGTCGCCGCCGGCCTGCGCACCGCGGGGCTCGGCACCCTGCTGATCGACCTGCTCACCGAGGAGGAGGAACACCAGGACGCCGTCACCGCCGAACTCCGTTTCGACATCCCCCTGCTGGGCCGCCGGCTGGTCGCCGCCCTCGACTGGCTGGCGCGGGAGCCCGGCACCTCTGACCTGCCCGTCGTCCTGTTCGGTGCCAGCACCGGCGCGGGCGCCGCCCTGGTCGCCGCCGCGCAACGCCCCGACCGGGTACGGGCGGTCGTCTCGCGTGGTGGGCGGCCCGACCTGGCCGGGGACGCCCTGGACGCCGTACGGGCCCCGGTGCTGCTGATCGTGGGCGGCCGGGACACGCACGTGCTGCGGCTCAACGAGGAGGCGGCTCGACGGCTGCCCGTCCCGCCCACTCTCCACGTGGTGCCCGGCGCCACCCACCTCTTCGAGGAACCGGGCGCGCTCGACCAGGTCACCGAGGCGGTCCGGCAGTGGTGCGACGAGCGGATACGGGCCGCCACGGGCCGGTGA
- a CDS encoding GlxA family transcriptional regulator, translating to MTDRRIVFVVFDGFQPLDLTGPHEVFHSAGAYACEVVATRAGPVRSVSGLVMHAAHGVTDLDPAGTDTLVVVGGRGVDRAREDEALVAWVAAAAATARRVASVCSGVFLLAAAGLLDGRRVTTHWAREEQLARENPEVRVDCDPIFVRDGRVWTSAGVTAGMDLALALVEDDLGRDVAHEVARRLVLFLRRPGGQSQFSVALWSRQPATDPVRAAVGAIHADPGARHDIAGLAAHAGLSPRHLQRRFTAEVGVPPAAYVERVRVEAAQRALTGGDEPVEAIARRCGFVTAETLRRTFHRRLGVAPADYRARFRSTTGALAGHADLSEEGTSP from the coding sequence GTGACCGATCGCCGTATCGTCTTCGTCGTCTTCGACGGTTTCCAGCCGCTCGACCTCACCGGACCGCACGAGGTGTTCCACAGCGCGGGCGCATACGCCTGTGAGGTGGTGGCGACCCGGGCGGGGCCGGTCCGGTCGGTGAGCGGGCTGGTCATGCACGCCGCGCACGGCGTGACGGACCTCGACCCGGCGGGTACGGACACCCTCGTGGTGGTCGGCGGCCGGGGCGTCGACCGGGCCCGGGAGGACGAGGCACTCGTCGCGTGGGTCGCGGCCGCGGCGGCGACAGCCCGGCGGGTGGCCTCGGTGTGCAGCGGGGTGTTCCTGCTGGCGGCGGCCGGCCTGCTGGACGGGCGGCGGGTCACCACGCACTGGGCGCGTGAGGAGCAGCTGGCCCGGGAGAATCCCGAGGTGCGCGTGGACTGCGACCCGATCTTCGTGCGGGACGGGCGGGTGTGGACGTCGGCCGGGGTGACGGCCGGGATGGATCTGGCGCTCGCTCTCGTGGAGGACGACCTCGGCCGGGACGTCGCGCACGAGGTGGCCCGCCGGCTGGTGCTGTTCCTGCGCCGCCCGGGCGGGCAGTCGCAGTTCAGCGTGGCTCTGTGGTCGCGGCAGCCGGCGACGGACCCGGTGCGGGCGGCCGTCGGCGCGATCCACGCCGATCCCGGTGCCCGGCACGATATCGCGGGTCTCGCCGCGCACGCCGGGCTGAGCCCGCGTCATCTTCAGCGCCGTTTCACCGCCGAAGTCGGCGTGCCGCCGGCGGCGTACGTCGAGCGGGTGCGCGTCGAGGCGGCCCAGCGGGCGCTGACGGGCGGGGACGAACCGGTCGAGGCCATCGCCCGGCGCTGCGGCTTCGTCACCGCCGAGACCCTGCGCCGCACGTTCCACCGCCGGCTCGGTGTCGCGCCGGCGGACTACCGCGCCAGGTTCCGCTCCACGACCGGAGCCCTGGCCGGTCACGCAGACCTCTCGGAGGAAGGAACAAGCCCATGA
- a CDS encoding DJ-1/PfpI family protein, with amino-acid sequence MTTYGLLVFEDAEELDFVGPWEVFTVSARLRDGGDTAVLVCEHPGPVRCNKGLRVLPDHTFDDHPPLDVLHVPGGLGARETQLHNPVVTGWIAETAERAAWVHGVCTGTFLLHAAGPARGRRVATHWSQEDTLEARGDVTVVRDARYVVDGNLVTSQGVSAGIDSALWLVGRLHGRDHARAVRRCIQYDPAPPYLADEPV; translated from the coding sequence ATGACGACCTACGGCCTGCTGGTCTTCGAGGACGCCGAGGAGCTCGACTTCGTGGGGCCCTGGGAGGTCTTCACCGTCTCCGCGCGGCTGCGGGACGGCGGCGACACGGCCGTGCTCGTCTGCGAGCACCCCGGCCCCGTGCGCTGCAACAAGGGCCTGCGGGTGCTGCCCGACCACACCTTCGACGACCATCCGCCGCTGGACGTGCTGCATGTGCCGGGCGGGCTGGGCGCGCGTGAGACCCAGCTGCACAACCCGGTGGTCACCGGCTGGATCGCCGAGACGGCGGAGCGGGCCGCGTGGGTGCACGGTGTGTGCACCGGCACGTTCCTGCTGCATGCCGCCGGGCCCGCCCGGGGGCGCCGGGTGGCCACGCACTGGAGCCAGGAGGACACCCTGGAGGCGCGCGGGGACGTGACGGTGGTCCGGGACGCCCGCTATGTGGTCGACGGCAACCTGGTCACCAGCCAGGGCGTCTCAGCAGGGATCGACAGCGCGTTGTGGCTGGTCGGGCGGCTGCACGGCCGGGATCACGCGCGGGCCGTACGGCGCTGCATCCAGTACGACCCGGCGCCGCCGTACCTCGCGGACGAGCCCGTCTGA
- a CDS encoding archease, producing MGGDTSDGGQGRQPGESGHRAVPHPGDIRIEAWAACREHCLAEAVLAMVECFADVSGVRPTAVDRVRLAEASSDDLLASLLDEIIFRLEAYGQVPVDVEADEADGGLDVRLAVIGIDDVEITGSVPVAVAWDEVRIGPDPYGWSCAVTVDA from the coding sequence ATGGGCGGTGACACGAGCGACGGCGGACAAGGGCGGCAGCCGGGCGAGTCCGGGCACCGGGCGGTGCCGCATCCCGGGGACATCCGGATCGAGGCGTGGGCGGCGTGCAGAGAGCACTGTCTGGCGGAGGCGGTGCTGGCGATGGTCGAGTGTTTCGCGGACGTCTCCGGGGTACGGCCCACCGCCGTGGACCGGGTGCGGCTGGCCGAGGCGAGCAGCGACGACCTGCTCGCCTCGCTGCTGGACGAGATCATCTTCCGGCTGGAGGCGTACGGGCAGGTGCCCGTGGACGTGGAGGCGGACGAGGCGGACGGCGGCCTGGACGTGCGCCTGGCGGTCATCGGTATCGACGACGTGGAGATCACGGGCTCGGTGCCCGTGGCGGTGGCGTGGGACGAGGTGCGGATCGGGCCGGATCCGTACGGGTGGTCGTGTGCGGTGACGGTCGACGCCTGA
- a CDS encoding CapA family protein — MGGGVVTLFLCGDVMLGRGVDQILAHPGDPVLREAYVRDARAYVRLAESVHGPVPVPVDASWPWGEALRVLDEAAPDARIVNLETSVTGGGTFAPGKEIHYRMHPANLPALAVARPDVTVLANNHVLDFGRRGLLDTLDALARAGLRTAGAGRDADEAYAPVVLPLPGGRRLRVSALGARSSGIPSGWAATADRSGVAYLPRLSPGAADTVLRRPVRAGGDLTVVSVHWGSNWGYRVPREQVRFAHALIDGGADVVHGHSSHHPRPLEVYRDRLILYGCGDFVDDYEGISGYEEYRDDLRLAFLVSVEADSGRLAGLRMVPFRARRMRLEPASRQDAAWLRATLDRISGGVGVRQTAGGALVVPAPAA; from the coding sequence GTGGGCGGCGGCGTCGTGACGCTGTTCCTGTGCGGTGACGTGATGCTCGGGCGCGGCGTCGACCAGATCCTCGCGCACCCCGGCGATCCGGTGCTGCGGGAGGCGTACGTCAGGGACGCCCGGGCCTACGTCCGGCTGGCGGAGTCGGTGCACGGGCCGGTGCCCGTGCCGGTGGACGCGTCGTGGCCGTGGGGTGAGGCGCTGCGGGTGCTGGACGAGGCGGCCCCGGACGCCCGGATCGTGAATCTGGAGACGTCCGTGACGGGCGGCGGCACGTTCGCGCCGGGCAAGGAGATCCACTACCGGATGCACCCTGCGAACCTGCCCGCGCTGGCCGTGGCCCGGCCCGACGTGACCGTCCTCGCCAACAACCACGTCCTGGACTTCGGCCGCCGAGGCCTGCTGGACACCCTGGACGCGCTGGCCCGGGCGGGCCTGCGGACGGCGGGCGCGGGACGCGACGCCGACGAGGCCTACGCGCCCGTGGTGCTCCCTCTCCCCGGCGGCCGCCGGCTGCGGGTGTCCGCCCTCGGGGCGCGCTCCAGCGGCATCCCGTCCGGCTGGGCGGCCACGGCGGACCGGTCGGGTGTGGCGTATCTGCCCCGTCTCTCGCCCGGTGCGGCCGACACCGTGCTGCGGCGGCCGGTACGGGCCGGTGGTGACCTCACCGTGGTGTCGGTGCACTGGGGCTCGAACTGGGGGTATCGCGTGCCCCGGGAGCAGGTCCGTTTCGCGCACGCGCTGATCGACGGTGGTGCCGACGTCGTGCACGGGCACTCCTCGCACCATCCCCGTCCGCTGGAGGTGTACCGGGACCGGCTGATCCTCTACGGCTGCGGTGACTTCGTCGACGACTACGAGGGCATCTCCGGGTACGAGGAGTACCGCGACGACCTGCGGCTCGCGTTCCTCGTGTCGGTCGAGGCGGACAGCGGACGGCTGGCCGGGCTGCGCATGGTGCCGTTCCGGGCGCGCCGGATGCGCCTCGAGCCCGCGTCCCGTCAGGACGCTGCCTGGCTGCGCGCCACGCTGGACCGGATCAGCGGTGGGGTGGGGGTGCGGCAGACGGCCGGCGGGGCGCTGGTCGTTCCCGCGCCGGCGGCGTGA
- a CDS encoding YbhB/YbcL family Raf kinase inhibitor-like protein, with protein MTGIELSSNAFNDHSFIARRYAYEGPNISPPLAWSGIPDDAAELVLLCEDPDAPSGTFAHWVVVGIDPHSDGVEAGQSPPGGTELVNGYGQHGWGGPHPPPGDDAHHYVFRLYALSEPCVLPDAPRADQVHAEVEKRRLADGTLVGLYQR; from the coding sequence ATGACCGGCATCGAACTCAGCAGCAACGCGTTCAACGACCACTCGTTCATCGCGCGCCGGTACGCGTACGAGGGACCGAACATCTCTCCGCCGCTGGCCTGGAGCGGTATACCGGACGACGCGGCCGAACTGGTCCTGCTGTGCGAGGACCCCGACGCGCCGTCGGGCACCTTCGCGCACTGGGTCGTGGTCGGCATCGATCCGCACAGCGACGGCGTGGAGGCCGGGCAGAGCCCGCCGGGCGGCACGGAGCTCGTCAACGGCTACGGCCAGCACGGCTGGGGCGGCCCCCACCCCCCGCCCGGTGACGACGCCCACCACTACGTCTTCCGGCTCTACGCCCTGTCCGAACCGTGTGTCCTGCCCGACGCGCCGCGCGCGGACCAGGTGCACGCGGAGGTGGAGAAGCGCCGCCTCGCGGACGGGACGCTGGTGGGGCTGTACCAGCGCTGA
- a CDS encoding MFS transporter — MAGRRSLGRRFGWLWGAYAVSTAGTWLAFDAFALIAVLALDAGPTQVSLLAAVGPAVGAAVSVPLGPWVEIRRKRPVMMTADLVRCVVLLSIPVAFTLGRLGFGQLLLVSVAVAAADITFNAAAGAFLKDLLPRQDLLVANGRFEATTWTASMVGPPLGGAAIGLFGPVTTVVADAVSHLVSAFGIRAIGDAEKYAPRPGPAVRRAGDVLEGWRHILSDPVLRPLFLNSLLVNSLIMAASPPLLILMVDDLHFAPWQYALAFAVPCTGGLLGSRLAPRLVARHGRHRVLLTTGALRACWPVGLAFTGSGAPGLAWVMVVEFGLIACCGVFNPVLATHRLDRTPMSRVTRTLSAWSATGKATTAAVTAFWGVLAAWTSPRAAIAVAGALLLVTPLLLPRRDHATGAGREPAPVAVEPDGG; from the coding sequence ATGGCGGGCAGACGGTCACTGGGGCGGCGGTTCGGGTGGCTGTGGGGCGCGTACGCGGTCAGTACGGCGGGCACATGGCTCGCGTTCGACGCGTTCGCCCTGATCGCGGTCCTGGCGCTGGACGCCGGGCCGACGCAGGTGTCGCTGCTCGCGGCGGTGGGACCGGCGGTCGGCGCGGCGGTGTCGGTGCCCCTCGGGCCGTGGGTGGAGATCCGTCGCAAGCGGCCGGTGATGATGACGGCGGACCTGGTCCGGTGCGTGGTGCTGCTGAGCATCCCCGTGGCGTTCACGCTCGGCAGGCTGGGCTTCGGCCAGCTGCTGCTGGTGTCGGTGGCCGTCGCGGCGGCCGACATCACCTTCAACGCGGCGGCCGGGGCGTTTCTCAAGGACCTGCTGCCGCGGCAGGACCTTCTCGTGGCGAACGGCCGGTTCGAGGCGACGACCTGGACCGCCAGCATGGTCGGTCCGCCGCTGGGCGGGGCCGCGATCGGTCTGTTCGGTCCGGTGACGACGGTCGTGGCCGACGCGGTGAGCCACCTGGTCTCGGCGTTCGGCATCCGGGCGATCGGGGACGCCGAGAAGTACGCCCCACGACCGGGCCCCGCGGTGCGCCGGGCGGGCGACGTGCTGGAGGGCTGGCGCCACATCCTGTCCGACCCGGTCCTGCGCCCGCTGTTCCTCAACTCGCTCCTGGTGAACTCCCTGATCATGGCGGCCTCTCCCCCGCTCCTGATCCTGATGGTGGACGACCTGCACTTCGCGCCCTGGCAGTACGCCCTCGCGTTCGCGGTGCCCTGCACCGGCGGCCTGCTCGGCTCCCGGCTGGCCCCGCGCCTCGTCGCACGCCACGGTCGGCACCGGGTCCTGCTCACGACAGGGGCGCTGCGGGCCTGCTGGCCGGTCGGCCTTGCCTTCACCGGCTCCGGGGCGCCCGGCCTGGCCTGGGTCATGGTGGTCGAGTTCGGCCTGATCGCCTGCTGCGGCGTGTTCAACCCGGTCCTCGCCACACACCGTCTCGACCGCACCCCGATGAGCCGGGTCACCCGCACGCTGTCGGCGTGGTCGGCCACCGGCAAGGCCACCACCGCGGCGGTCACCGCTTTCTGGGGCGTACTGGCCGCCTGGACGAGTCCCCGCGCGGCGATCGCGGTGGCGGGCGCTCTGCTGCTGGTCACGCCGTTGCTGCTGCCCCGCCGGGACCACGCCACGGGGGCCGGCCGTGAACCGGCCCCCGTGGCGGTCGAGCCGGACGGCGGCTGA
- a CDS encoding VOC family protein — protein sequence MSVEFNHTIVLSKDREKSAHFLAEILGLEVGAPTGVFLPVTTANGVTLDFLTIDADIPMQHYAFLVSEEEFDEALARLVRARIPIQADPHGNHPRRINRNDGGRGVYFLDPAGHGLEILTRPYGTDPASELNGVTEDVPGAV from the coding sequence GTGTCAGTCGAGTTCAACCACACCATCGTCCTGTCCAAGGACCGGGAGAAGTCCGCTCATTTCCTCGCCGAGATCCTGGGACTCGAGGTCGGGGCACCGACGGGGGTGTTCCTACCCGTGACGACCGCCAATGGCGTCACGCTGGACTTCCTCACCATCGACGCCGACATCCCCATGCAGCACTACGCGTTCCTCGTCTCCGAGGAGGAGTTCGACGAGGCCCTGGCCCGTCTCGTCAGGGCCCGTATCCCCATCCAGGCCGACCCGCACGGCAACCACCCCCGCCGCATCAACCGCAACGACGGCGGCCGGGGCGTCTACTTCCTCGACCCGGCCGGCCACGGCCTGGAGATCCTCACCCGCCCGTACGGAACGGACCCGGCCTCCGAGTTGAACGGTGTCACGGAGGACGTGCCCGGGGCGGTCTGA
- a CDS encoding peptidase M23 encodes MKRLISRAAMGLAVTALAVGGLATTAQAAPAAAADNGDPTLTDVYIWATDVNLRQQPTTDSPRLAVRSQWWGDALCQKQGQTVHDPAVGTNNWWTAVMEFSGSDIAWVNNLYIRGGEKIAGVPDC; translated from the coding sequence ATGAAGCGACTGATCAGCCGTGCCGCCATGGGCCTCGCGGTGACCGCTCTCGCCGTCGGCGGCCTCGCCACCACGGCTCAGGCGGCCCCGGCCGCCGCGGCCGACAATGGCGATCCGACCCTCACCGACGTCTACATCTGGGCCACCGACGTCAACCTGCGCCAGCAGCCGACCACCGACTCCCCGCGGCTCGCGGTGCGTTCGCAGTGGTGGGGCGACGCCCTGTGCCAGAAGCAGGGCCAGACCGTGCACGACCCGGCGGTCGGCACCAACAACTGGTGGACCGCTGTCATGGAGTTCTCGGGCAGCGACATCGCCTGGGTGAACAACCTGTACATCCGGGGCGGCGAGAAGATCGCCGGCGTCCCGGACTGCTGA